The genomic DNA GCAGCGCAGCTTGATTGTGTCGAGTCTCCAGTAAGCAGGCATGTCTAGGCAGGCGGTGGACTGAAACACAGTAACTAAATCCTTTATTAGGCGACTGGACTAACTTTGTGTAGTGGGCGTTGTTTATTCTAACCTTGTCGAAGGTGAATGTCAGAACAACTCATGAcacacagattttttttattgcaaTCTAGCGACTTTTGAACttttccttttgaaaaacaatatccagtatacatacagtaatgTACACGTAATGGTACCCCGAAATATGTTTTGAGcaaaaatagtattttttttttttagacaacTATAAACTtgaaggagttggtctgatgggtGCATTCTGTCATCAGCATCCAGCTTGTAGGAACTATAGAGGATCAGTAGACAACTAAAGAGGAAAGGCCCGTCTAGTGCCATGTCATGAGGATACCTGGACTACCTGTTGATGTGCTTTtggttaagtaaatcaggtgataATTTAAAGGAGTCTGGGGTGTGACTTTAGCTAGCAAGGTGTCATGGAACTTCAGGTAGGGTCTCGCTTGTTAAACTAGTCTGCATAACTAGAGGAATCTGATGAACCAGTCTTGAGGTCCAGCATATAAAGTGATACTAGTTCCAGCACGTTGTCTAATCCAACATGGTATgattttattgtgtgtgtgtattctactAAATCCTTACTCTGCAAGATGCCCCTATTTGGCCTTGTGAAAAACTGACGTAGCCTTGATCAGTTCACTGTTTCATTCACATTAGATATCTTCCACCATGTTGGTGGTTAGTATTAGATAAAGAATGTTGTCATGGTTATTAATCAGTCCATTTGAAGTTAAATGGTGCTGACTACATTGGCTATTCAGGATGAGGGCCATGATTGAATGTCACTATAAATCCAGACATGGTTTTGACAAGGCTGGAACAGGGCTAGCCTCATGCACAGCTGCCAGGACAGACTTCCTCTGCTCTGCATTATCAATCTGATGGTTGCTCAAGTTATCAACTCCATTGGTGTTGTGATGAAGTGTCTTGCAACTTGCAATCTATTCAGTTAAATAACATTCTCCAGCACAATATTCTTAAAATGCATTTTAATATCATATAACGCCACTTTTCGTTCATTTCTATGATATTAGACCTTCAATCCAATGTCTTCCATCCAACATTTGATCAGAAAATCCTATACATATCAATGTGAAGTTCCTAAAGCTACCCAGTTTTGTTGAGAGAACTGTTGTGCTGTGCAGGCCACatagtttttacatttttaaatgtaaccttttatttaactaggcaaggtaagaacaaattgttattgacAATGACTGCcttcaccggccaaacccggactacGCTGGGCCCTATGGGACTACGCTGGGCCCTGTGGGACTCCGCTgggccctgtgggactcccaatcacagccggttgtgatacagcctggatatgtGACGGTGACATGCTGGTTTTTGTCTACCCTGGGGGCAGATGTTACGCTCAGCTGGTTATGTAGGGATGCTTAAGAAGCCACAACTGGGCCAGGTGGTGTCATAGTGGTGGTGGGGGCTGCTCTGGGACAGGGAGGGGGTGGTCCTGCCAGTCTTACCCTGTGTGAGTAATGCTATCTGATTGACCCCGATCTAATCCCTGTCCTTCAACCATGAAGTCCCAGTGACTCCTGCTCCCCCCACATCACTGCCCTACTATTTCCCGCCTTCAGGATTCCACTATTGGAATTCTGGAAAGCCCCTCAAGTCAAAATATGATGGAGCAAATCGTTTTTGTGGCTGGCTTTGTCTCCAGTCTGCTAGTTTAGATGTTGTATAATGTTTTTAGAATGCATACATTTGTTACAAAGGTGAAAGAGGACTGATGGCACTGTATTTCAGCCTACAAGGTTTTTAGTTAGCCAAAGAAGCATACTACAATAGTTTGGATATATGGTAAAGATATAAGATAAGGCTACATCATTTATTTAATTTGCTTATGGACACTATTGAAATGGACAGCAAGGGATGTATAACTTACTAACCAGGTCCATGCACCTTGCCATTCACTGTGAACATGCCACTGATGCTCTGTTTTGATAGAGAAACTACTGGCTCATGACGAATAGGGAGAACAGGTTTTGAAATGTGGAGGTGCTAAGGCTGCGTTGACACACGCAGCCCAAAATTTGTCCCACTAATTGGTGTTTTGACTGATCAGATCTGAAAAATATCCTATGTGAGATTGGTCAAAAGACACTTGTTTTTGATCTCTGCCCTACTGAAAATGACCTGATCTTGGTTTCTCTGGAGGCATTTGAAGCCTACCTATTTTCCCCCTGCACATCAATACCTTTACTTGGGTCAGTGTTAGGGCAGCCCACAATTCACCTCTCCTAATCCCATTTCATTCATCTCAGAGCCTCTTATAGGTGCATAAGCTCTGTAAAACAAGAGGCTCGTTGAGGTTCTCACGCGTCCGTATTGTCAGGTGTGGAAGTTTCTAGGAAGTCATTAGTGTGTTGCTTCTGCTGCCTTCTGCTGTGTGCTGTTGTCCCTTGAACAGGTTAAATATGTAATGACTCATACAAATGGCCCTGGAAGGTCCTCATTTTCAAACCATTGTCTAAGCAAATGGCTAATATCAATGGGACAAGTTTCTGCTCATTGGAAAGTTAAGTCCGCCTCAGTTGTGGGTTATGAAGGAAGTGAACTCTGGTTAAAACCACAGTGATTAGCGTCTCATACACAGCCGCTCTGTGAATGTGACCTTTCATGTACCCTACCTGTACAGTACAGACTGACACTGGCTCTGTCAGTTCAGCTTCACAGTGTGTTCTGCACGTTCCCGGGCCATAGAGTTCAAAGTCCAGGTTCATGTTGACCCAGACctggctcctgtgtgtgtgtctgctgtgtgtgtattggtgCTTGCTAAGGGGCAGTGGAAGCCCAGCCGTCACACACCCTAGTAGGCtgggagaaggaagaagagggggGCAGCTGAGGGACTCAGCCCTGTGATGCATTCCTTCCTTCTACAGTCTGGGTCTGTTAAGGAAAGGCATGCACGGACTTCCTTTTTTAACATTGAGTGCTTCGACCAATCAGCAGTGGAGGAGCTGGGCATGCCCAGTAGGTACAGTGAGGTTAAACATTAGCCCTGATGGTGGCACAGCTGCTTCTCCTGTTAGGAACTAGGTCTTTGTGTTGCAGCTTGGTTTAGTTCAGAAGTAGAAACAAATATTACTTCAAGCCATGGGAATGTCTCTGTGTTTGAACGTTTCTCAATGAGGCAATAGAAAACCGTGGCGTGATCAATCTCCGGTATCGGGCTTTTACAGGCATGTGtatgttaaaacttcttatggcttgaatcccgttagcgggatcgatatgacgacagccagtgaaagtgcagggcggcaaattcaaaacaacaaaaatctcataattaaaattcctcaaacatacaagtattatacaccattttaaagctttacttcttgttaatccagccacagtgtctgatttcaaaaaggctttacggcgaaagcataccatatgattgttaggtcagcgcctacacacacaaaaacacagccattttccagccaaagagaggagtcacaaaaggCAGAAAtggagataaaatgaatcactaacctttgatgatcttcatcagataacactcataggacttcatgttacacaatacatgtatgttttgttcgataaagttcatatttatatccaaaaatctcagtttacattggcgcgttatgttcagtaatctttCGCTTCCAAAACAtctggtgattttgcagagagccacatccttttacagaaatactcatcataaatgttcatgaaaatacaagtgttatgcatggaactttagataaacttctccttaatgcaatcgctgtgtcagatttcaaaaaagctttaccgaaaaatccgcaataaagtttcaactggagaaatcctttgtcttcagaaatgcaatggaactgagctacctctcacgtgagtgcGCATGGCTGAGcctcatgccctgctggcagtgttctgactccaggagctcttattcttccccacttcacagtagaagcctcaaacaaggttctaaagactgttgacatctagtggaagtcttaggaagtgcaaaatgaccccacagacactgtagtttggatagggaatcaattgaaaaactacaaaccacttccggTTTGGATttattctcaggtttttgcctgccatattagttttgttatacttagacatcattcaaacagttttagaaacttcagtgttttctatccaaatctactagtaatatgcatatcttagtttctgggagtgagtagcaggcagtttactttgggcacgtcaatcatccaagctactcaatactgccaccatccataagaagttaattcATGTCAAAAGGAGTATATTATGTTCTGGCCACTGCGACCTTGTTCACCAGGAGCTGTTGACAAAAGTGCTGTGTCTTCAGTGTCGTTGCATCCGAAAGCATTGTGTAGCTCATCAAGTGGGTGTGGTGTGAGAGATTTGCATGAATGACTTCACGATGTCATTTGTTAGTCTAGGCCTATTCTCAGGAGTAACGCCTCATCAGGTTTCCTTTCTGTCGTTTCTTTGAAGCTCTGCTCGCACCTGTTAACAACCATGATCGTTTCTAAAGTATTTATTTCCTTAAAGCCTTTGTGTCCAGTATTTTTAGCTATCATAGGACAGTGTCCTTTTGATCATCACATGTTGTTCTCCCAGTGCCGTGCTTATTGTCAGGGCTGATCCATTTTGAATTGATTTGCCACTCGCACACCCTTCTAGTGGGTGTGATTACACATGTACACACTACAGTGCTATAGTGTACCTGCTATAGTCTTTACACTATCATAATACCCAGAGATATGCAACTCGCAGGCCTATCTTTTGGGCTAAGTGTCAAACAAGACCCTTAGGCTATTCAAGATGTTCGCCAGTTTGTCTTAACTTAATATCCAATTTGACATTATAGTCCTGATCTCAAAATGAGTGAAACTGAAAGATGCACATATCTCCCTCCAATAAGCTAACCTCTGCCTTTcacactctctcccccccctccctccacataCAGGTGTTGCTGCTAGGGTCCTGAGGAGATGCCACTGAGGTTCCGGTCTATTGTCCCGTACACGCTGCCTGGAGTGCTGGCGCTGATAGGCTGGTGGTGGTACATCTCACGCAAGAAAGAGCGAATCACCAACCACGACAGCGAAGAGGGGGCAGCGGCCATTGGCCTGCTGACGTCCCCGGCTCTCAGTGAGGGCAGCAACGGCCTGGTAGAGAAAGGGACAGTGTCCCCCTGCAGTACAGCCACTACCCCCACAACCAACAGCAGCTGCAGAGAGAGAACAGCCAGCAGCAGAGTCAGACCATCCAAGACCAAAGAGCAACGGTCAACAGAACAGGAGGTAGTAGCTCAGATTCACATCCCGGCCCTTAAGACCCAGGCAGTAGAGGTACAGAGTACATCCTGTTCACCTACAGAGAAGGCCTCCCACCACCCAGACAGAGCCAGCGCAGTCACAGACCCTGGTGTAGATAGCTGCCGACAGACACCCAGGAGCAGTTCTCCCGCAGCCTCGCCTTTACCAACACAGACCAGGGAGGAGAGCTCGGCCCCCCCGGGAGAACACTGGGCCACTGTGCAGAGCCTGCCAGCCACCATTGCCTTGGTTACAGTACCGGTGAAATCAACGGTTACCGAGCAGGTCCCTGCTCCAGTGAAGGAGACCATCTCCACAGCATCAGAAGCACTTGTGCTCTCCCAGACGGCCCACGCCACGACTAGTTCCTCCATAGCAGCAGACCTGACGAATGCAGAGAGGCCCGACCCAGAGGGAGAGGTGGCAGCAGCCCATGAGGCAGCAGTGGCCTTCACCCAGAACCTGCTGGTGGAGCTGGTGGCTATAGATGCCCTCCTAGTCCCCTCCAGCAGTACCAAAGATGAGCTGCCCTCCTCGCCTGTCATCTCAGCTGAGATGCCGGCCCGGGCCCTGAAAGTAGTCATACATGAACCCCTCTTCCCAGAGACCCCCACATCATCGCAGGGCTCCTACCATGCCGTCATGACCAGTACTCTGGCCTCCCCAGCCCAAGGCCCCCAGCAAGAGTACGGGGCACCTGGCAGCACTGAGGAGCTGGAGTACCTGGCAGCAGGTCTGATCACTGAGGTCATCTCTGCAGCCACCCAGGAGGTCCTCAGTGTTACCTCCTGTCCAGAGACCTGGCTCGGCCAATCCGCCACCGAGCACAGCTTCAGAAGCACCCCACTGGCCAATGGGAGGCCATGCTCTGAGCAAGAGCCACTCACAAGGAACATGGAGGAAGGGCCCTCCCCAATAAGCCACGCTGAGACGGAGTGGAGAGAGCAGCAGAAAGAAGGGATGACCAATGGTTGCCTGCCCGTCCCGGCATGGGAGCCAATTGGGACAGCGAACGCACTGAGTAACCCCTGGGCACCAGCATCCTCACAGGAGGGGAGGCAAGAAGTGAGGGGCGTGCCTAGCAACCTGGACAATCTGAAGGGAGATGAAGGGGTGATGGTGGCAGAGGACTCGGCCTGTAGTACGTGCCACTCTGAGGATGGGGTCAGCAGTGAGGACCAGCAGAGCAGGGAGAGCCGGGAGGATCTGATCCAGGTGTCAGGGATGTCTGAGAGGGAGGGTGGTCTGCCCCAAGCCCCAGAAGAGGTAGTGACCGAGGCAGAGGTGATGGCAGCCCTACCAGGCCATGTGCTGGGGGCTGTTGGCCAAGTGAAGAGGCTCAATGGCATGGGCCTGAGGAACGGTTCTCATGGGATGAGTGAGACCGAGACCGATCAGTCTGGAGGTAGGAGCACACATCACACCCTGTAGTGGGGTCAGGCTCATGGCACACCCCAGCACTGATCTACACATGGCTCCCCTCAGCTGCTCAAATACCCAGACAGAGCATGATTGAGGCTCATGGACACTTGTCTGTCGTAGTCTCCCCTGAGGCCTTTTGATTTCCATCATTATTTACAGTTTCTCCAGACAGAGGGGCAAGCTGAGGGAAGAAGAAGAAAGCCTTCTGTGTCAACACAGAGACCTTTGTTCAACATTAGATTACATCTACCAACATTAAAAAGCTGAGGGAAATGTTGCACAAACTAAGTGTTAATCATTTGGAATGTCACCGGCTTTGGTCTTAGATCTGGTAAAATGAATCTATTCAGAAGTAGGCAAGAGTGTATGAAAGGGGGGGGTTAACTCTCTTCTTCTGTGATGTAGCTTTTCAATTCCAACTAATGTGATCTCCAAAAAGTAGCTGGGAGAGTACATGACCGATGTGGGCCAAACAAGCTAGTCTGCCACCAGCAAAGAAAAGCACACAATTCAGGATATCTCCTATTTTGAAAATCTATGAAATGCtttaaataataattataatattcTCAACTTAATGTTCTTTGCTGGTGATGGTGGCTAATACAGAACAGTATGCTGGCTAGTTACCACTCATAGTTTTGGATGAAGTTAGTCcttacagtgaggggggaaaagtatttgatcccctgctgattttgtacgtttgcccactgataaagaaattatgagtctataatttgaatggtaggtttatttgaacagtgagagacagaataacaacaaaacaatcctgaaaaacgcatgtcaaaaatgttataaaatgattagcattttaatgagggaagtaagtatttgacccctctgcaaaacatgacttagtacatggtggcaaaacccttgttggcaatcacagaggtcagacgtttcttgtagttggccaccaggtttgcacacatctcaggagggattttgtcccactcctctttgcagatcttctccaagtcattaaggtttcgaggctgacgtttggcaactcgaaccttcagctccctccacagattttctatgggattaaggtctggagactggctaggccactccaggaccttaatgtgcttcttcttgagccactcctttgttgccttggccgtgtgttttgccttggccgtgtgttcgttgcaccaatgtacctaaccataaacatcaatgccgttctttaaaatcaatacacaagtatatatttttaaacctggatatttagttaatattgcctgctaacatgcatttcttataactagggaaattgttacttctcttgcgttccgtgcaagcagtcagggtacaTGCAGCACTTTGGGCctcctggctcattgcgaactgtgtgaagtccatttattcctaacaaaggccgtaattaattatgacataacattgaaggttgtacaatgtaacagacttagggatgccacccgttagataaaatacggaacggttctgtatttcactgaaagaataaatgttttgttttcgaaatgatagtttccggattcaaccattttaatgaccaacgGCTCTTATTTCTgcgtgttattatgttataattaagtctgatttgatagagcagtctgactgagcggtggtaggcagcagcaggctcgtaagcattcattcaaacagcactttcgtgcgtttgccagcagctcttcgcattGCTTCAAggattgcgctgtttatgacttcaagcctatcaactcccgagattaggctggtgtaacccatgtgaaatggctagctagttagcggggtgcgtgctaatagcgtttcaaacgtcactcgctctgaggcTTGGAGTatttgttccccttgctctgcatgggtaatgcggcttcgagggtggctgttgtcgatgtgttcctggttcgagcccaggtaggagcgaggagagggacggaagctatactgttacactggcaatactaaagtgcctataagaacatccaatagtcaaaggtatatgaaatacaaatcgtatagagagaaatagtcctataattcctataataactacaacctaaaacttcttacctgggaatattgaagactcatgttaaaaggaaccaccagctttcatatgttctcatgttctgagcaaggaacttaaacgttagcttttttacatggcacatattgcacttttacacTTTTGTttctgcattatttaaaccaaattgaacatgtttcattatttatttgaaactAAATTTATTTATTGATGTAtcatattaagttaaaataggtgttcattcagtattgctgtaattgtcattattacaaataaatacaaattggcCGATTTAATCGCTATcggtctttttttggtcctccaataatcggtatcggcgttgaaaaatcatagtcggtcgacctctagtttctaCTAGATACCACCCTGGGGCTATAGGCACTGTGGCTGTGTTTCTACTAGGTACCACCCTGGGGCTATAGGGACTGTGGCTGTGTTTCTACTAGATACCACCCTGGGGCTATAGGGACTGCGGCTGTGTTTCTACTTGATACCACCCTGGGGCTATAGGGACTGTGGCTGTGTTTCTACTAGATACTGGCCTGGGGCTATAGGCGCTGCGGCTGTGTTTCTGCTAGGTACTGGCCTAGGGCTATAGGCGCTGCGGCTGTGTTTCTGCTAGGTACTGGCCTAGGGCTATAGGCGCTGCGGCTGTGTTTCTACTAGATACTGGCCTGGGGCTATAGGCACTGCGGCTGTGTTTCTACTAGATACTGGCCTGGGGCTATAGGCACTGCGGCTGTGTTTCTACTAGATACTGGCCTGGGGCTATAGGCGCTACGGCTGTGTTTCTACTAGATGCTGGCCTGGGGCTATAGGCGCTGTGTTTCTACTTGATACCACCCTGGGGCTATAGGCACTGTGTTTCTACTAGATACTGGCCTGGGGCTATAGGCGCTACGGCTGTGTTTCTACTAGATACTGGCCTGCGGCAAAAGGCGCTGTGTTTCTACTTGATACTGGCCTGGGGCTATAGGCGCTGTGTTTCTACTTGATACTGGCCTAGGGCTATAGGCGCTGCGGCTGTGTTTCTACTAGATACTGGCCTGGGGCTATAGGCACTGCGGCTGTGTTTCTACTAGATACTGGCCTGGGGCTATAGGCGCTGTGTTTCTACTTGATACTGGCCTGGGGCTATAGGCGCTGCGGCTGTGTTTCTACTAGATACCACCCTGGGGCTATAGGGACTGCGGCTGTGTTTCTATTTGATGCCACCCTGGGGCTATAGGGACTGCGGCTGTGTTTCTATTTGATACCACCCTGGGGCTATAGGGACTGTGGCTGTGTTTCTACTTGATACCACCCTGGGGCTATAGGGACTGCGGCTGTGTTTTTACTAGATACTGGCCTGGGGCTATAGGCACTGTGGCTGTGTTTCTACTAGATACTGCACTGGGGCTATAGGCACTGTGGCTGTGTTTCTACTTGAAACCACCCTTGGGCTATAGGCACTGCGGCTGTGTTTCTACTTGATACCACCCTGGGGCTATAGGCACTGCGGCTGTGTTTCTACTTGATACCACCCTGGGGCTATAGGCACTGCGGCTGTGTTTCTACTTGATACCACCCTGGGGCTATAGGCACTGCGGCTGTGTTTCTACTTGATACCACCCTGGGGCTATAGGCACTGCGGCTGTGTTTCTACTAGATACCGCACTGGGGCTATAGGCACTGCGGCTGTGTTTCTACTAGATACCGCACTGGGGCTATAGGCACTGCGGCTGTTTCTACTAGATACCACCCTGGGGCTATAGGCACTGCGGCTGTTTCTACTAGATACCACCCTGGGGCTATAGGCACTGCGGCTGTTTCTACTAGATACCACCCTGGGGCTATAGGCACTGCGGCTGTTTCTACTAGATACCACCCTGGGGCTATAGGCACTGCGGCTGTTTCTGCTAGATACCACCCTGGGGCTATAGGGACTGTGGCTGTGTTTCGCCTAGATACTGGCCTGGGGCTATAGGCACTGTGTTTCTACTAGATACTGGCTTGGGGCTATAGGCACTGTGTTTCTACTTGATACTGCACTGGGGCTATAGGGACTGTGGCTGTGTTTCTACTTGATACTGCACTTGGGCTATAGGCACTGCGGCTGTGTTTCTACTTGATACTGCACTGGGGCTATAGGCACTGCGGCTGTGTTTCTACTAGATACTGGCCTGGGGCAATAAGGACTGCGGCTGTGTTTCTACTAGATACTGGGGCTATAGGCACTGTGGCTGTGTTTCTACTAGATACCGGCCTAGGGCTATAGGGACTGTGGCTGTTTCTACTAGATACCACCCTGGGGCTATAGGCACTGTGTTTCTACTTGATACTGGCCTGGGGCTATAGGCACTGCGGCTGTGTTTCTACTAGATACCACCCTGGGGCTATAGGGACTGCGGCTGTGTTTCTACTTGATACCACCCTGGGGCTATAGGGACTGTGGCTGTGTTTCTACTAGATACTGGCCTGGGGCTATAGGCGCTGCGGCTGTGTTTCTGCTAGGTACTGGCCTAGGGCTATAGGCGCTGCGGCTGTGTTTCTGCTAGGTACTGGCCTAGGGCTATAGGCGCTGCGGCTGTGTTTCTACTAGATACTGGCCTGGGGCTATAGGCACTGCGGCTGTGTTTCTACTAGATACTGGCCTGGGGCTATAGGCACTGCGGCTGTGTTTCTACTAGATACTGGCCTGGGGCTATAGGCGCTACGGCTGTGTTTCTACTAGATACTGGCCTGGGGCTATAGGCGCTGTGTTTCTACTTGATACCACCCTGGGGCTATAGGCACTGTGTTTCTACTAGATACTGGCCTGGGGCTATAGGCGCTACGGCTGTGTTTCTACTAGATACTGGCCTGGGGCAAAAGGCGCTGTGTTTCTACTTGATACTGGCCTAGGGCTATAGGCGCTGCGGCTGTGTTTCTACTAGATACTGGCC from Salmo trutta chromosome 26, fSalTru1.1, whole genome shotgun sequence includes the following:
- the LOC115163589 gene encoding A-kinase anchor protein 1, mitochondrial translates to MPLRFRSIVPYTLPGVLALIGWWWYISRKKERITNHDSEEGAAAIGLLTSPALSEGSNGLVEKGTVSPCSTATTPTTNSSCRERTASSRVRPSKTKEQRSTEQEVVAQIHIPALKTQAVEVQSTSCSPTEKASHHPDRASAVTDPGVDSCRQTPRSSSPAASPLPTQTREESSAPPGEHWATVQSLPATIALVTVPVKSTVTEQVPAPVKETISTASEALVLSQTAHATTSSSIAADLTNAERPDPEGEVAAAHEAAVAFTQNLLVELVAIDALLVPSSSTKDELPSSPVISAEMPARALKVVIHEPLFPETPTSSQGSYHAVMTSTLASPAQGPQQEYGAPGSTEELEYLAAGLITEVISAATQEVLSVTSCPETWLGQSATEHSFRSTPLANGRPCSEQEPLTRNMEEGPSPISHAETEWREQQKEGMTNGCLPVPAWEPIGTANALSNPWAPASSQEGRQEVRGVPSNLDNLKGDEGVMVAEDSACSTCHSEDGVSSEDQQSRESREDLIQVSGMSEREGGLPQAPEEVVTEAEVMAALPGHVLGAVGQVKRLNGMGLRNGSHGMSETETDQSGGSDVNSMDSVDSGCTMGARDSGSPAMALGSELIVWEIEVPKHLVGRLIGKQGRYVSFLKQSSGAKIYISTLPYTQEFQICHIEGSQQQVDKALSLIGKKFKDLDLTNLYAPPSLPLTLPSLPSLPMTSWLLLPSGVTVEVIVVNIVSAGHLFVQQHTHPTYHALRSLDQQMFLCYSQPETPTLPSPAEVGVICAAPAVEGAWWRAQVISFYKDTSEVEIRYVDYGGYDRVKIDTLRQIRSDFVTLPFQGAEVLLDNIAPLPGENSFSNEATSALEEMTRGVALLAQVTNYDNNTGLPLVQMWNMVGEELLSVNRTLAERALGTWVDSF